One genomic window of Verrucomicrobiia bacterium includes the following:
- the larB gene encoding nickel pincer cofactor biosynthesis protein LarB: MTTIEATQLLEKFRAGGVTRDEVLHAFQAAPSADLGFATIDTHRALRKGFPEVIFGAGKTPEQVVKIAAKLLEHGQNVLATRVSPEHARMLKRKFKSAVHHESARCVTIEKKPFLKRNGMIAVVCAGTSDLPVAEEAAVTAEIMGNRVERVNDVGVAGVHRLFSRLDLIQRANVVIVVAGMEGALPSVVAGLVAKPVIAVPTSIGYGANFGGLAALLGMLNSCGSGVTVVNIDNGFGAGYAASQINALCNAA; the protein is encoded by the coding sequence GTGACCACAATCGAAGCAACTCAACTGCTGGAGAAGTTCCGCGCGGGGGGTGTTACGCGCGACGAAGTCCTGCACGCGTTCCAGGCAGCGCCGTCAGCCGACCTTGGCTTCGCCACCATCGACACGCATCGCGCGTTGCGAAAAGGTTTTCCCGAAGTGATATTTGGCGCCGGCAAGACGCCTGAACAGGTCGTTAAAATTGCCGCAAAACTTCTGGAGCACGGCCAGAACGTCCTGGCGACTCGGGTTTCCCCGGAACACGCAAGGATGCTGAAGAGGAAGTTCAAATCTGCAGTGCACCACGAATCTGCGCGCTGCGTGACCATTGAAAAAAAACCGTTCCTCAAACGGAACGGGATGATTGCTGTCGTCTGTGCCGGAACCAGCGACCTGCCTGTCGCGGAGGAGGCGGCCGTCACGGCAGAGATCATGGGCAATCGTGTCGAACGTGTGAATGATGTCGGCGTCGCGGGAGTTCATCGACTGTTCAGCCGCCTTGATCTGATTCAGCGAGCAAATGTCGTGATCGTGGTTGCCGGCATGGAGGGCGCGCTGCCGAGCGTGGTTGCGGGCCTGGTCGCAAAGCCAGTCATCGCTGTGCCCACGAGCATTGGCTATGGAGCGAACTTCGGAGGCCTGGCCGCGTTGCTGGGAATGCTGAACAGCTGCGGCAGCGGTGTAACGGTCGTGAACATCGACAACGGGTTTGGCGCCGGATACGCCGCAAGCCAGATCAACGCTCTGTGCAACGCAGCATGA
- a CDS encoding sugar phosphate nucleotidyltransferase → MKSSVRKAIIPIAGLGTRHFPASHAVKKELFPVVGPDGIARALFHYHLLELQSAGIEQVCIIVQPGEDDMVRDYLNGPGDDYLKRLQKYPALLREAEQMRGFAKRVSFAVQHQQDGYGHAVFQSREFAGGETVLLGLGDHLFRGKSVSPYRELAGLASHSNGQSVSAVNRITAGQLKGYGTISGRRTAANPRLIDVSLIIEKPSESVAREKLHVDGLPDDTWLGWFGMHLLAPSIYDILAEMIRDDVRDNGEFQLTRAQELQRQRFGYLALEMPDAKRFDFGLPDDFVRSIQEFRDRG, encoded by the coding sequence ATGAAATCCAGCGTTCGCAAAGCCATCATACCCATCGCAGGCTTGGGCACCCGGCATTTTCCAGCATCTCACGCGGTGAAGAAAGAGCTCTTTCCGGTTGTGGGCCCAGACGGCATCGCGCGCGCACTCTTCCACTATCATCTACTCGAACTGCAATCTGCCGGCATTGAGCAGGTGTGCATCATTGTCCAGCCGGGTGAGGACGACATGGTTCGCGATTACCTCAACGGCCCTGGCGACGACTATTTGAAAAGGCTGCAAAAATATCCCGCCCTCCTGCGCGAAGCCGAACAGATGCGTGGCTTTGCCAAACGGGTCAGCTTCGCGGTCCAGCATCAGCAGGACGGATACGGCCACGCCGTGTTCCAATCTCGGGAATTTGCAGGCGGGGAAACAGTGTTGCTCGGGCTGGGAGATCACCTGTTTCGAGGCAAATCGGTTTCGCCCTATCGTGAACTGGCGGGGCTGGCGAGTCACTCCAACGGGCAAAGCGTCTCAGCCGTCAATCGAATCACTGCCGGACAGTTGAAAGGCTATGGAACAATTTCAGGGAGGCGCACAGCGGCCAATCCGCGGCTGATTGATGTTTCGTTGATCATCGAAAAACCATCGGAATCCGTGGCACGCGAAAAACTGCATGTCGACGGGCTGCCAGACGACACATGGCTTGGCTGGTTTGGAATGCATCTGCTGGCTCCATCGATTTACGACATTCTCGCAGAGATGATTCGCGATGATGTGCGCGACAACGGCGAATTCCAACTCACACGCGCACAGGAGCTGCAACGACAGCGGTTTGGTTACCTCGCGCTGGAAATGCCCGACGCGAAGCGGTTCGATTTTGGACTCCCCGACGATTTTGTCCGCAGCATCCAGGAGTTCAGAGATCGGGGGTGA
- the dnaK gene encoding molecular chaperone DnaK — translation MAKVLGIDLGTTNSCMSVMEGGEPLVLENSEGKRTTPSVVAFTKNGERVVGDAAKRQAVTNPRNTVYSIKRFMGRKFDEVQEEIKRVPYKVVRAANGDAAVEVEAEGKVQQFSPPEISAMILAKLKADAETRLGEKITQAVITVPAYFNDSQRQATKDAGRIAGLEVLRIINEPTAASLAYGLDKKKDEKIAVYDLGGGTFDISVLEIGDGVFEVKATNGDTHLGGDDWDNTLMDWILDEFKKDSGMDLRKQPDALQRIKEEAEKAKIALSSSQQYDINLPFITADASGPKHIQKTLTRAKMEQLTDSLFERTIGPTKNCLKDAGLDTTKIDELVLVGGMTRMPKVVETARTLVNKQPHQGVNPDEVVAVGAAIQGGVLKGDVKDVLLLDVTPLSLGIETLGGVFTKLIERNTTIPTRKSEIFSTASDNQPGVEIHVLQGERQFSRDNKTIGKFHLTDIPPAPRGMPQIEVTFDIDANGILHVGAKDLGTGKEQKITITASSGLSKDEIEKMRKDAEAHAEDDKKRREEVETRNEADNAVYRSEKMLKESADKISGDARSKLEKAVSDVKDALKGSDAAAIKSASEKLNEAWQAVSADLYKAAGEKGQGGQAGPQPDAQPGPDAGAQGGKKDEGPIIDAEVVDEKK, via the coding sequence ATGGCAAAAGTTTTAGGCATCGATCTGGGAACGACCAACTCGTGCATGTCCGTCATGGAAGGCGGCGAGCCACTCGTTCTCGAAAATTCGGAAGGCAAGCGGACGACTCCGTCCGTTGTGGCCTTCACGAAGAATGGTGAACGGGTGGTGGGCGACGCCGCCAAGCGGCAGGCCGTCACGAATCCGCGAAACACTGTTTACTCCATCAAGCGCTTCATGGGCCGAAAATTTGACGAGGTCCAGGAAGAGATCAAGCGTGTCCCCTATAAGGTGGTTCGCGCAGCAAATGGCGACGCAGCGGTCGAAGTCGAGGCTGAAGGCAAGGTGCAGCAGTTCTCGCCGCCTGAAATCTCGGCAATGATTCTTGCCAAGCTGAAGGCTGATGCTGAAACACGGCTCGGTGAGAAAATCACCCAGGCCGTCATCACGGTTCCGGCTTATTTCAACGATTCTCAGAGGCAGGCAACCAAGGACGCCGGCCGCATTGCCGGACTCGAAGTCCTCCGCATCATCAATGAACCCACGGCTGCTTCACTGGCATACGGGCTCGACAAGAAGAAGGATGAGAAGATCGCGGTGTACGATCTCGGCGGCGGAACCTTCGATATTTCGGTTCTTGAAATTGGTGACGGCGTTTTTGAGGTCAAAGCCACCAACGGCGATACTCACCTCGGGGGTGACGATTGGGACAACACGTTGATGGATTGGATTCTGGATGAGTTCAAGAAGGATTCAGGGATGGATTTGCGCAAGCAGCCCGACGCCCTGCAACGCATCAAGGAAGAAGCCGAGAAGGCCAAGATCGCGCTCTCCAGCTCGCAGCAATACGACATCAATCTGCCTTTCATCACCGCCGATGCGAGCGGTCCCAAGCACATTCAAAAGACCCTCACACGGGCGAAGATGGAGCAGCTGACTGACAGTTTGTTCGAGCGGACGATCGGGCCGACAAAGAATTGCTTGAAGGACGCGGGGCTCGACACGACGAAAATTGATGAGCTCGTGCTTGTCGGTGGAATGACCCGCATGCCCAAGGTTGTGGAAACTGCACGGACGCTGGTCAACAAGCAGCCGCATCAGGGCGTCAATCCTGACGAAGTCGTCGCCGTTGGCGCCGCGATCCAGGGTGGCGTGCTGAAGGGTGACGTCAAGGACGTGCTCCTTCTCGATGTGACGCCGCTGTCGCTCGGTATTGAAACGCTTGGCGGAGTGTTCACGAAGTTGATCGAACGCAATACAACGATTCCGACCCGCAAGTCCGAGATATTCTCGACGGCCAGCGACAACCAGCCTGGTGTGGAAATTCACGTGCTGCAGGGCGAACGCCAGTTCTCGCGTGACAACAAGACGATCGGCAAGTTCCACCTGACCGACATTCCGCCCGCACCGCGCGGCATGCCGCAAATCGAAGTCACCTTTGACATCGACGCGAATGGCATCCTGCACGTGGGCGCGAAGGATCTTGGGACCGGCAAGGAACAGAAGATTACGATCACGGCCAGCAGCGGACTTTCGAAGGACGAAATCGAGAAGATGCGCAAAGACGCGGAGGCTCACGCGGAAGACGACAAGAAGCGCCGCGAAGAAGTGGAAACACGCAACGAGGCGGATAATGCCGTTTATCGCTCCGAGAAGATGCTCAAGGAGAGCGCGGACAAGATCTCGGGCGACGCCAGGTCCAAACTGGAAAAGGCGGTTTCCGACGTCAAAGACGCGCTGAAAGGCAGCGATGCCGCAGCCATCAAATCTGCGAGCGAAAAGCTCAACGAAGCGTGGCAGGCTGTCTCAGCAGATCTTTACAAGGCCGCTGGGGAAAAGGGCCAGGGCGGACAGGCTGGTCCCCAGCCGGACGCACAGCCCGGGCCTGATGCAGGCGCACAGGGCGGAAAGAAGGACGAAGGTCCGATCATCGACGCCGAAGTCGTCGACGAGAAAAAATAA
- the groES gene encoding co-chaperone GroES: MALNIRPLGDRILVEPAEEKEQKKGGIIIPDTAKEKPMESVVVALGTGKTDDNGKKVPFEVKKGDRVLVSKYGGTEIKLDGKEYKILSADDILAVID; the protein is encoded by the coding sequence ATGGCACTGAACATCAGACCGCTCGGAGACAGAATTCTCGTCGAGCCGGCCGAAGAGAAGGAACAGAAAAAGGGCGGAATCATCATTCCCGATACGGCTAAGGAAAAGCCGATGGAAAGCGTCGTCGTGGCGCTTGGAACCGGGAAAACTGACGACAACGGCAAGAAGGTTCCGTTCGAAGTCAAGAAGGGCGACCGCGTTCTGGTGAGCAAATACGGCGGCACGGAAATCAAACTCGACGGCAAGGAATACAAGATCCTGAGCGCCGACGACATTCTCGCTGTGATCGACTGA
- the groL gene encoding chaperonin GroEL (60 kDa chaperone family; promotes refolding of misfolded polypeptides especially under stressful conditions; forms two stacked rings of heptamers to form a barrel-shaped 14mer; ends can be capped by GroES; misfolded proteins enter the barrel where they are refolded when GroES binds), which translates to MAAKQLLFEEAARQALLRGVTKLSKAVTATLGPKGRNVVLDKKFGSPTVTKDGVSVAKEIELEDPYENMGAQMVREVASKTSDNAGDGTTTATVLAEAIFREGLKHVTSGANPIGIQRGINKAVEAAVANLDRIAKKVKDKEEIKQVATVSANWDNTIGEIIADAMDKVGKDGTITVEEAKSIETTLDVVEGMQFDKGYLSPYFVTSAETMEAKLEDAYILNYEKKISNLKDLLPVLERVAKLGKPLLIIAEDVEGEALATLVVNKLRGTLNICAVKAPGFGDRRKAMLEDIAILTGGKCITEDLGIKLENVQLEDLGRAKSIVVDKENTTIVEGYGKNSDIQGRVNQIRRQIEETTSDYDREKLQERLAKLAGGVAVINVGAATESEMKEKKARVEDALHATRAAVEEGIVPGGGVALIRCFAAIEAVKGANEDEQIGVEIIKRAIEYPAKYLAANGGYEGSVVVQEIRRRKGNEGFNAATGNYEDLVKAGVVDPKKVTRSALQNAASIAGLLLTTECLITEVPEKEKPAPAPGGHGGMGGMDY; encoded by the coding sequence ATGGCAGCAAAACAATTACTCTTCGAAGAGGCAGCCCGTCAGGCGCTGCTCCGCGGTGTCACCAAGCTTTCAAAGGCTGTGACCGCAACCCTCGGGCCTAAAGGCCGCAACGTCGTTCTCGACAAAAAATTCGGTTCTCCGACGGTGACCAAGGACGGCGTCTCTGTCGCCAAGGAAATCGAACTGGAAGATCCATACGAGAACATGGGCGCACAGATGGTCCGTGAAGTCGCGAGCAAGACCAGCGACAACGCGGGCGACGGCACCACGACCGCGACAGTCCTCGCTGAAGCCATCTTCCGCGAAGGCCTGAAGCACGTCACATCGGGCGCCAACCCCATCGGGATTCAGCGCGGCATCAACAAGGCCGTCGAAGCCGCTGTCGCCAACCTCGATCGCATCGCCAAGAAGGTTAAGGACAAAGAGGAAATCAAGCAGGTCGCCACGGTATCCGCCAACTGGGACAACACCATCGGCGAAATCATCGCCGACGCGATGGACAAGGTCGGCAAGGACGGCACGATCACGGTCGAAGAGGCCAAGTCGATCGAGACCACTCTTGATGTTGTCGAAGGCATGCAGTTCGACAAGGGTTACCTCTCTCCGTACTTCGTCACCAGCGCTGAGACGATGGAAGCGAAGCTGGAAGACGCCTACATCCTTAATTACGAAAAGAAGATCAGCAACCTGAAGGATCTTCTCCCGGTCCTCGAGAGGGTTGCCAAGCTTGGCAAGCCGCTCCTGATCATTGCGGAAGATGTCGAAGGCGAAGCTCTCGCAACCCTCGTTGTCAACAAGCTCCGCGGCACCTTGAACATCTGCGCCGTGAAGGCTCCTGGATTCGGCGATCGCCGCAAAGCGATGCTTGAAGACATTGCGATCCTGACCGGCGGCAAGTGCATCACCGAGGACCTCGGCATCAAGCTCGAAAACGTGCAGCTCGAAGACCTTGGCCGCGCCAAGAGCATCGTTGTCGACAAGGAAAACACAACGATCGTTGAAGGCTACGGAAAGAACTCCGACATTCAGGGCCGCGTGAACCAGATTCGCCGTCAGATCGAGGAAACCACCTCGGATTACGACCGCGAAAAGCTGCAGGAACGGCTGGCCAAGCTCGCTGGCGGTGTGGCTGTCATCAATGTGGGCGCCGCAACCGAAAGCGAAATGAAGGAGAAGAAGGCCCGCGTCGAAGACGCGCTGCACGCGACCCGCGCAGCCGTTGAAGAAGGCATCGTTCCTGGCGGTGGTGTGGCCCTTATCCGCTGCTTCGCAGCCATCGAAGCTGTCAAAGGCGCGAACGAGGACGAACAGATCGGCGTTGAAATCATCAAGCGCGCAATCGAATACCCCGCCAAGTATCTGGCCGCAAACGGCGGATACGAAGGTTCGGTCGTGGTGCAGGAAATCCGCCGCCGCAAAGGCAACGAAGGTTTCAATGCCGCCACGGGCAATTACGAAGACCTCGTCAAGGCAGGCGTCGTTGATCCCAAGAAGGTCACACGCAGCGCGCTGCAGAATGCAGCCTCCATCGCTGGGCTGCTGCTCACGACGGAATGCCTGATCACCGAAGTTCCTGAAAAGGAAAAGCCGGCTCCCGCACCGGGCGGCCATGGTGGCATGGGCGGAATGGACTACTAA
- a CDS encoding class I SAM-dependent methyltransferase, giving the protein MANVLIRKIQNSVAKSRHAGINRSDDWGGRRVAGLNPKSVLDVGCGDGSRLIPYFKNLPSDFCGIEGAPELMQRAKERGLTVKDCDLNGRWPWESGRFDVVFSNQVIEHVHNCRMFAAEAYRVLKPGGTAIITSENLCSLLNCAALIMGYTPFSLMQTCGRYLGNPLGLHYNETLSEPLPLDHPAFSGVSGHIRILTVRQARELFELVGFRSVKTGSISILPLPDQLSQWLEKFVANRGHYLQIEAVKPRE; this is encoded by the coding sequence ATGGCCAACGTCCTGATCCGAAAAATCCAAAATTCTGTAGCGAAGTCGCGCCACGCAGGGATTAATCGAAGCGACGACTGGGGCGGCCGGCGCGTCGCAGGTCTCAATCCAAAGTCCGTATTGGATGTTGGCTGCGGTGACGGGAGCCGCCTGATTCCTTATTTCAAGAATCTGCCGTCCGATTTTTGCGGGATCGAGGGGGCCCCTGAATTGATGCAGCGCGCAAAGGAGCGTGGTCTGACGGTCAAGGATTGCGATTTGAACGGACGATGGCCGTGGGAGTCTGGAAGATTCGACGTGGTGTTCAGCAATCAGGTGATCGAGCACGTTCACAACTGTCGAATGTTTGCGGCTGAGGCCTACCGCGTTTTGAAACCAGGCGGAACGGCAATCATCACGTCTGAAAATCTCTGCAGCCTTTTGAATTGCGCTGCCTTAATCATGGGCTACACGCCCTTTTCGCTCATGCAAACCTGCGGGCGTTATCTCGGAAACCCCCTGGGGCTTCATTACAACGAAACCTTGAGCGAACCGCTGCCGTTGGATCACCCCGCTTTCTCAGGCGTCTCAGGCCACATTCGCATTCTCACTGTGCGGCAGGCAAGGGAACTGTTTGAACTGGTCGGATTCCGCTCCGTGAAGACGGGGTCAATCAGCATTCTTCCGCTGCCTGATCAACTCAGCCAATGGCTTGAAAAGTTCGTGGCCAACCGCGGCCACTATCTGCAAATCGAAGCCGTCAAGCCGAGAGAGTAG
- a CDS encoding GDP-mannose 4,6-dehydratase, whose protein sequence is MKRALITGIAGQDGSYLAELLIENGYEVHGIVRPGSGPGRNIEHIIADSELINRRLFLLEADIEDREALKSALGAANADEVYHLAGQSHVGQSFENVEATCHVTGFGTLRILDLVRQLPKPPRFFHASSSEIFGNPEQVPQDEATPIAPATPYGCAKAFGTQITRVYRQTFGLFAVNGILFNHESPRRGPGFVTQKICRAAAAIKTGQQSELVLGDTSAQRDWGDARDYVRGMWLSLQHETPQDYVFSTGKLHSVQDVVEIAFAVLDLDWRACTRQDPKLFRPADPRHLVGSSAKAHQLLKWSPTSGFRDMIADMVHCEMKRLQTGRHSS, encoded by the coding sequence GTGAAACGGGCGCTGATCACAGGCATTGCGGGACAGGACGGGTCCTACCTGGCCGAACTGCTGATCGAAAACGGCTACGAGGTGCATGGCATCGTCCGCCCCGGATCCGGCCCAGGGCGCAACATCGAACATATCATCGCGGATTCCGAGCTCATCAATCGCCGATTGTTTCTTCTCGAGGCGGACATTGAGGATCGCGAGGCGTTGAAGTCGGCGCTTGGAGCCGCGAATGCAGACGAGGTGTATCACCTGGCAGGCCAAAGCCACGTGGGTCAAAGTTTTGAGAACGTTGAAGCCACCTGCCACGTTACCGGTTTCGGAACCCTTCGCATTTTGGATTTGGTGCGGCAGCTTCCAAAACCGCCGAGGTTCTTTCATGCGAGCTCCAGCGAAATCTTTGGAAATCCGGAACAGGTTCCGCAGGACGAAGCCACACCGATTGCGCCCGCGACCCCATACGGCTGCGCCAAGGCATTTGGGACGCAAATTACACGCGTCTATCGCCAGACGTTTGGTCTTTTTGCGGTAAACGGAATTCTGTTCAACCACGAGTCTCCCCGTCGAGGGCCAGGGTTTGTGACTCAAAAAATCTGCCGCGCAGCCGCTGCAATCAAGACGGGGCAGCAGAGCGAGCTGGTGCTCGGTGATACGAGCGCACAACGCGATTGGGGCGATGCGCGGGATTACGTGCGGGGGATGTGGCTCTCGCTTCAACATGAGACACCCCAGGACTATGTGTTTTCCACGGGAAAACTGCACAGCGTGCAGGATGTTGTGGAAATCGCGTTCGCTGTTCTGGACCTCGACTGGCGCGCGTGCACGCGTCAGGATCCCAAGCTGTTTCGGCCCGCTGACCCGCGGCATCTCGTTGGAAGTTCCGCCAAGGCGCACCAGCTCCTGAAATGGTCTCCGACCAGCGGTTTCAGGGACATGATTGCCGACATGGTGCACTGCGAGATGAAACGACTTCAGACGGGGCGGCATTCCTCGTGA
- the gmd gene encoding GDP-mannose 4,6-dehydratase, with product MAKKALITGITGQDGSYLTELLVAKGYEVHGIVRRTAAPYRGQLERVFATPGFAADRVSLHHGDLSDAGSLIRLLERIKPDEVYNLAAQSDVRISFDIPGYTADVTATGVARLLEAIHQLGLPARFYQASSSEMYGKVRETPQTELTPFHPRSPYACAKVYAYWISVNYRESYRLHASNGILFNHESPRRGENFVTRKITRAVARIHAGMQDKLHMGNLDARRDWGYAKEYVEAMWLMLQQPEPDDYVIATGETHSVKEFLQLAFERVGLDWQKHVVIDPQFYRPAEVDQLIGNADKARRKLNWSPATKFADLVRLMVDADVAFLKGGAATS from the coding sequence ATGGCAAAAAAGGCTCTCATTACAGGCATCACCGGCCAGGACGGTTCCTACCTCACTGAACTCCTCGTGGCAAAAGGCTATGAAGTGCATGGAATCGTCCGCCGCACCGCCGCACCGTATCGCGGCCAGCTGGAGCGCGTGTTCGCCACGCCCGGTTTTGCTGCCGATCGCGTCAGCTTGCATCATGGCGATCTCAGCGATGCAGGGTCCCTGATCCGGCTCCTGGAACGCATCAAGCCTGATGAAGTGTATAATCTCGCGGCCCAGAGCGATGTGCGGATCAGCTTTGACATTCCAGGCTACACAGCGGACGTGACAGCCACCGGCGTGGCGCGTTTGTTGGAAGCGATTCATCAGCTGGGATTGCCAGCGCGCTTTTACCAGGCGTCATCGAGTGAAATGTATGGAAAGGTGCGTGAGACGCCTCAGACAGAATTGACCCCGTTTCACCCGCGGAGCCCCTACGCATGCGCCAAGGTTTACGCGTATTGGATCAGCGTGAATTATCGGGAGTCTTATCGCCTCCACGCCAGCAACGGAATCCTCTTCAATCACGAGTCTCCGAGGCGCGGCGAAAACTTCGTGACGCGCAAGATCACCCGCGCTGTCGCGCGCATTCACGCCGGGATGCAGGACAAGCTGCACATGGGAAACCTGGATGCCCGCCGCGACTGGGGTTACGCGAAGGAATACGTGGAGGCCATGTGGTTGATGCTGCAACAGCCGGAGCCCGACGATTACGTGATCGCCACGGGCGAGACTCACAGCGTGAAGGAATTTCTCCAGCTTGCATTTGAACGTGTCGGACTGGACTGGCAGAAGCACGTGGTCATCGACCCGCAATTTTATCGTCCTGCCGAGGTGGATCAACTGATTGGCAATGCCGACAAGGCGCGGCGAAAGCTCAATTGGAGCCCGGCAACGAAGTTCGCCGACCTGGTGCGGCTGATGGTAGACGCTGATGTTGCATTTCTCAAAGGTGGCGCCGCAACATCGTGA